From the genome of Dehalobacter sp., one region includes:
- a CDS encoding UDP-N-acetylmuramoyl-tripeptide--D-alanyl-D-alanine ligase, which produces MWNSGIIAEILGGRLYGSESAYFKGCVIDSRAASEGVLFTAIRGEKTDGHLFINKAFEAGASITLAETHSLGEFGLPVIPAGKAIIAVKDSLWALQALARAWRETLDPVVIGITGSCGKTTTKDMTAAVLAKSFKVHKNLENHNNEIGLPLTILNAPAGTEIMVLEMGMRGLGQIRDLCDICSPSVAVITNIGTTHLELLGSQENIAKAKWELVDALSEGGIAVLNAEDAFSVSKAATADVKKVFYGISGKNASPDVYAVNIRSSGTLTTCFEVISGEHRAEVRLPLPGEHNVLDALAALSVGLAKGVSLAEGAKALEELELSKMRLEIQQGVFGSTIINDVYNANPTSMKASLRVLAESGGAKTIAVLGEMYELGESAVPGHRDVGRAAAELGINTLITVGKMAEDIAQGASEAGFPVSGLHVCSECAEAVSLAKMLIEEMGSDVWVLVKGSRGMRMERVSGALCQEE; this is translated from the coding sequence ATGTGGAATAGCGGTATAATTGCCGAAATTCTTGGCGGCAGACTTTACGGTTCGGAGTCGGCTTATTTTAAGGGATGCGTTATTGACAGCAGAGCAGCTTCCGAAGGAGTGCTGTTCACTGCAATCCGGGGAGAAAAGACCGACGGACATCTATTCATCAACAAAGCCTTTGAAGCCGGGGCGTCAATTACGCTGGCAGAAACCCACAGCCTGGGAGAATTTGGACTTCCGGTTATTCCCGCAGGCAAAGCGATCATTGCGGTAAAGGATTCTCTGTGGGCTTTGCAGGCTCTAGCCAGAGCGTGGAGAGAAACGCTTGATCCTGTGGTCATTGGGATTACCGGCAGCTGCGGCAAAACTACGACCAAGGATATGACGGCTGCCGTACTTGCTAAAAGCTTTAAGGTCCATAAGAATCTGGAAAACCATAATAACGAGATTGGGCTGCCGCTGACCATTCTGAATGCACCGGCAGGAACCGAGATCATGGTTCTGGAGATGGGAATGCGCGGACTTGGGCAGATTAGGGACCTTTGCGATATCTGCAGCCCTTCGGTTGCTGTGATCACGAATATCGGGACAACACATTTGGAGTTGTTAGGATCACAGGAGAATATTGCGAAGGCCAAATGGGAACTGGTTGACGCTCTGTCGGAAGGAGGCATAGCCGTGCTGAATGCGGAGGATGCGTTCAGTGTCAGCAAGGCAGCCACTGCTGATGTGAAAAAAGTCTTCTACGGGATTTCCGGTAAAAATGCGTCTCCAGATGTTTATGCTGTCAATATCCGAAGCTCTGGGACGCTAACGACGTGTTTTGAAGTTATATCCGGCGAGCACAGAGCTGAGGTTCGCCTCCCGTTGCCAGGAGAGCACAATGTACTCGATGCACTGGCGGCTTTGAGTGTTGGACTGGCCAAAGGGGTATCCCTGGCTGAAGGAGCCAAAGCACTCGAAGAACTGGAACTGTCCAAAATGAGGCTCGAGATTCAGCAGGGCGTTTTCGGGAGTACGATCATTAATGACGTGTATAATGCGAATCCTACCTCCATGAAAGCTTCACTGCGCGTGCTGGCTGAAAGCGGAGGGGCAAAAACGATCGCGGTGCTTGGCGAAATGTATGAATTGGGAGAATCTGCCGTCCCCGGTCACCGGGATGTCGGCCGGGCTGCAGCGGAGCTGGGAATCAACACGCTGATCACAGTCGGCAAAATGGCTGAAGATATTGCGCAAGGGGCCTCTGAGGCAGGTTTCCCTGTCTCTGGCCTTCATGTTTGCAGCGAATGTGCTGAAGCTGTTTCTCTGGCCAAGATGCTTATCGAGGAGATGGGCAGTGATGTCTGGGTTCTGGTTAAGGGGTCTCGCGGCATGAGGATGGAGCGCGTAAGCGGTGCGCTTTGTCAGGAAGAGTAG
- a CDS encoding UDP-N-acetylglucosamine 1-carboxyvinyltransferase (adds enolpyruvyl to UDP-N-acetylglucosamine as a component of cell wall formation; gram-positive bacteria have 2 copies of MurA which are active): protein MTMDRYVITGKQRLEGSIRTSGAKNASLPLMAAAILADGKTGLQGIPHLTDILCMGEVLKSLGCKTQFSSNELTIDSSSLNDCIVDEALMRKMRASNLILGPMLARNGRVKISRPGGCAIGTRPMDQHIKGLQELGVRVEERHGYIEATAGKLRGGDVYLDIPSVGATENIMMAAVLTEGTTIIRNAAREPEIVDLQNLLNKMGARIRGAGTHVLRIDGV, encoded by the coding sequence ATGACGATGGATCGTTATGTCATTACGGGAAAACAAAGACTTGAGGGAAGTATTCGGACCAGCGGAGCAAAAAACGCATCACTGCCGCTCATGGCAGCCGCCATTCTGGCCGATGGAAAAACAGGACTGCAGGGAATTCCTCATCTCACAGATATCCTTTGTATGGGCGAAGTTCTGAAAAGCCTTGGCTGTAAAACACAATTCAGCTCAAATGAACTGACCATTGATTCCTCTTCACTGAATGACTGCATTGTCGATGAAGCGTTAATGCGGAAAATGCGGGCATCCAACTTGATTTTAGGCCCGATGCTCGCACGAAACGGAAGGGTAAAAATATCCAGGCCGGGCGGCTGTGCGATTGGGACACGTCCGATGGATCAACATATTAAAGGACTGCAGGAGCTCGGCGTACGTGTTGAAGAGAGACATGGATACATAGAGGCCACAGCGGGGAAACTCAGAGGCGGAGATGTCTATCTGGATATCCCGAGTGTCGGGGCTACGGAAAATATCATGATGGCTGCGGTTCTGACCGAAGGCACAACCATCATCCGCAATGCGGCCAGAGAACCGGAAATTGTTGACCTGCAGAATCTACTGAATAAAATGGGAGCCAGGATCAGAGGGGCCGGGACTCACGTCCTGCGCATCGACGGCGTC
- a CDS encoding UDP-N-acetylmuramoyl-L-alanyl-D-glutamate--2,6-diaminopimelate ligase: MSSSEKTLAEIIDGMKQVEVLGDTQTVINGISHDSRTVSPGNLYVCIRGYQADGHAFAEAAVQAGATALAVEEFLPLAVPQLKFTDTRKAMGFLAADVFGNPSDRLELVGVTGTNGKTTVTHLIERIVQQSGKKTGLIGTLGSRIGNNAYPGQHTTPESTEIQLLLAEMVAENVDLTVMEVSSHALDLGRVNGCVFNAGIFTNLTQDHLDYHKDMQEYLKAKALLFSGLNGGKAGQLAVLNADDGSCIFLKEQAGCRVVTYGVDHEADYRAVNIRLSDRGVEFDVLFHGKRTELFYSTPGKFSVYNVLAAIAWALESGYPTETVVQALQSIKGVPGRFESIRKGQPFLVIVDYAHTPDGLENVLRTAREITGGKLITVFGCGGDRDRKKRPLMGEAAGHFSDYIVVTSDNPRTEDPDEIIKDIIPGLKSANYKVIKDRRSAIDEACMAAGSGDTVLIAGKGHEDYQILGTEKIHFDDREEADKVLRRLGYVE; this comes from the coding sequence GTGTCTAGTTCTGAAAAAACACTGGCGGAAATCATTGACGGTATGAAACAGGTTGAAGTGCTTGGAGATACGCAGACGGTAATTAATGGGATCTCCCATGACTCAAGAACGGTATCTCCGGGCAATCTATATGTATGCATCAGAGGTTATCAGGCGGACGGTCATGCGTTTGCCGAGGCTGCTGTCCAGGCCGGCGCTACAGCGTTAGCCGTGGAGGAGTTCTTGCCGCTAGCCGTACCCCAGCTTAAATTTACGGATACCCGGAAGGCCATGGGTTTTTTAGCGGCTGACGTCTTCGGGAATCCATCCGACCGGCTTGAACTTGTCGGTGTAACCGGGACGAACGGTAAAACCACAGTGACGCACCTGATTGAGCGGATCGTTCAGCAAAGCGGCAAGAAAACTGGTCTGATCGGTACACTTGGCAGCAGAATAGGAAACAATGCGTATCCCGGCCAGCATACCACGCCTGAATCGACGGAAATTCAACTTTTATTAGCTGAAATGGTTGCGGAAAATGTGGATCTCACCGTGATGGAAGTATCCTCGCATGCACTCGATTTGGGAAGAGTCAACGGCTGTGTATTCAATGCCGGGATTTTTACCAATCTGACACAGGATCATTTGGATTACCATAAGGATATGCAGGAATACCTCAAAGCGAAAGCGCTGCTTTTCTCCGGATTGAACGGCGGAAAAGCCGGCCAGCTGGCTGTGCTCAATGCTGACGACGGCTCCTGCATTTTTCTGAAAGAACAGGCAGGTTGCAGGGTAGTCACGTATGGTGTTGATCACGAGGCAGACTACCGAGCTGTGAATATCAGGCTTTCAGACAGAGGTGTTGAATTTGACGTGCTTTTTCACGGGAAAAGGACCGAGCTTTTTTACAGTACCCCTGGTAAATTCAGTGTTTACAATGTTCTAGCCGCAATTGCCTGGGCACTGGAAAGCGGATATCCGACTGAGACTGTGGTGCAAGCGCTTCAAAGTATCAAAGGGGTTCCGGGCAGATTTGAGAGTATTCGCAAAGGCCAGCCTTTTCTGGTTATTGTCGATTATGCCCATACACCGGACGGTCTGGAAAATGTTTTGCGTACGGCCAGAGAAATCACTGGTGGAAAACTGATCACAGTATTTGGCTGCGGCGGTGACAGGGACCGAAAAAAAAGGCCGCTCATGGGAGAAGCCGCGGGCCATTTTAGCGACTACATTGTCGTAACCTCAGATAATCCCCGGACTGAAGACCCTGATGAAATTATTAAAGATATTATTCCGGGGCTTAAATCAGCCAATTACAAGGTGATAAAAGACCGCCGCAGTGCGATCGACGAAGCCTGTATGGCAGCCGGTTCTGGGGACACGGTACTTATCGCCGGCAAAGGGCATGAAGATTATCAGATTCTCGGCACGGAAAAAATACATTTTGATGACCGGGAAGAAGCAGATAAAGTTCTTAGGAGATTGGGTTATGTGGAATAG
- the ftsW gene encoding putative lipid II flippase FtsW, translated as MRKFLKVDPVLLGVILILLLIGIIMTYSSSAVKGYLYYEDPYHYFKADLLWVALGLAAMGVAVMIDIAFLHKWAKPILYAALVLLILVKIPGIGRTVNGATRWIGLGPMSIQPSEVAKLAMVLTMARFLTVNPYQIKSFRRGIIPSLALLGVVCALIMLQPDLGTTLVIAATVFFMLLAAGARMWHMAGLGLAGLAMVVAAIAAAPYRMRRIFAFLDPWADPSGKGYQTIQSLLALGPGGLFGLGLGQSRQKFLYLPENHTDFIFAMVGEELGFVGASLVVLLFFLFIWRGFRTAMLAPEPFLGLMAVGLTSLIGIQAMINMGVVSGVLPVTGITLPFLSYGGTSLLFTMIGAGLLLNISAAAGRSEEVF; from the coding sequence ATCCGAAAATTCCTAAAGGTCGACCCGGTTCTGCTAGGCGTGATTCTTATCCTGCTGCTGATCGGGATCATCATGACCTATAGTTCCAGTGCTGTGAAAGGCTACCTGTACTATGAGGATCCTTATCATTATTTCAAAGCGGATCTGCTGTGGGTGGCTCTGGGGCTTGCAGCCATGGGTGTCGCCGTCATGATCGATATCGCGTTTCTGCATAAGTGGGCGAAACCTATTTTATACGCAGCTTTGGTTCTGCTGATCCTGGTTAAGATCCCGGGAATCGGCAGGACAGTGAATGGTGCAACCCGCTGGATTGGACTTGGTCCGATGTCCATCCAGCCTTCCGAAGTGGCGAAACTGGCCATGGTGCTGACCATGGCGAGGTTCCTTACCGTGAATCCTTATCAGATCAAGTCATTCCGTAGGGGCATCATCCCTTCCCTGGCTTTGCTGGGTGTGGTCTGTGCCCTGATTATGCTGCAGCCTGATCTCGGCACAACGCTGGTAATTGCCGCTACTGTTTTCTTTATGCTTCTGGCCGCAGGGGCCAGAATGTGGCACATGGCAGGCCTTGGTCTGGCCGGGCTGGCGATGGTGGTTGCCGCGATTGCAGCTGCTCCGTACAGAATGCGCAGGATCTTTGCTTTCCTTGATCCGTGGGCTGATCCTTCAGGCAAGGGCTATCAGACTATTCAGTCGCTCCTGGCTCTCGGGCCTGGCGGATTATTCGGACTGGGACTCGGTCAAAGCAGACAAAAATTTCTTTATCTGCCTGAGAACCATACAGACTTTATTTTTGCCATGGTTGGAGAAGAGCTTGGTTTTGTCGGTGCCTCACTCGTTGTTCTGCTCTTTTTCCTTTTCATCTGGCGCGGTTTCCGGACAGCCATGCTGGCGCCGGAACCATTTCTTGGTTTGATGGCTGTGGGTTTGACATCCCTGATCGGGATTCAGGCAATGATCAATATGGGTGTGGTATCAGGCGTTTTGCCGGTAACGGGAATCACCCTGCCATTCCTAAGCTATGGGGGTACATCACTTTTATTTACAATGATCGGAGCCGGGCTGCTCTTGAATATTTCTGCGGCTGCGGGCAGATCTGAGGAGGTCTTTTAA
- the mraY gene encoding phospho-N-acetylmuramoyl-pentapeptide-transferase → MTEKIYLAAGVALLVSLLAGPFLIPVLRTLKFGQSIRVDGPKRHLAKAGTPTIGGLIFLIGITAGVLMIAEKPYSPGMLTMLLVTLGFGLLGFLDDFLKVIRKQNLGLRAWQKLAGQILLAVILVGVSTLYLGRGTAVELPFTALEIDLGIFYYPLVILIVVYMSNAVNLTDGLDGLAAGCTVISAVGYVGIAYLAARTGFIDGIDVSSSDLAVFAAAIAGGCLGFLRFNIHPARIFMGDCGSLALGGALAAVSVLSKSEFVLLILGGVFVLEGLSVVLQVVSFQTRGKRIFRMSPVHHHFELGGWSEKKVVRVFWLAAAIFTLIGVSAFWLMIN, encoded by the coding sequence GTGACGGAAAAAATCTATTTGGCGGCGGGGGTTGCCTTGCTGGTAAGTCTTCTGGCGGGACCTTTTTTAATACCAGTCCTGCGTACGTTAAAATTTGGTCAAAGTATCCGGGTTGATGGCCCCAAACGGCATCTTGCCAAGGCCGGGACACCGACGATTGGCGGACTTATATTTCTAATTGGAATTACAGCCGGGGTGCTGATGATTGCGGAAAAACCTTATTCACCCGGAATGCTAACCATGCTCCTTGTGACCTTAGGCTTTGGCTTACTTGGCTTTCTGGATGATTTTTTAAAAGTAATCAGGAAGCAAAACCTTGGCTTACGGGCCTGGCAGAAACTGGCCGGTCAAATCCTGCTTGCGGTGATATTGGTCGGAGTTTCCACCCTGTACCTTGGTAGGGGTACAGCGGTAGAACTTCCGTTCACGGCTTTGGAAATAGATTTAGGGATTTTCTATTATCCGCTGGTCATACTTATTGTGGTGTATATGTCCAATGCGGTTAACCTGACAGACGGACTGGACGGACTGGCCGCAGGCTGTACAGTCATTTCGGCTGTCGGCTATGTCGGTATCGCTTATCTGGCTGCGCGGACAGGATTTATTGACGGCATCGATGTTTCTTCCAGCGACCTCGCGGTTTTTGCCGCGGCCATTGCGGGAGGCTGTCTGGGATTCTTAAGGTTTAACATCCACCCGGCCAGGATCTTTATGGGCGACTGTGGATCACTTGCTCTGGGCGGAGCGCTGGCTGCGGTCTCGGTTCTCAGCAAGAGTGAATTTGTTTTGCTAATTCTCGGCGGGGTCTTTGTCCTGGAAGGTCTGTCCGTTGTTCTTCAGGTTGTTTCTTTTCAGACCAGGGGGAAGAGGATATTTCGGATGAGTCCGGTGCACCATCACTTTGAATTGGGCGGCTGGAGCGAAAAAAAGGTTGTACGCGTTTTTTGGCTGGCTGCAGCCATCTTCACGTTGATTGGAGTTAGCGCCTTTTGGTTGATGATCAATTAA
- the murB gene encoding UDP-N-acetylmuramate dehydrogenase has protein sequence MYLPNIKGRIEKDYPLKKLNTWRIGGMTELAVWPRDIEELVSVIDGCRKNNIPFLLLGRGSNVLLPDHGFKGVVIVVTAMDSIRWHGEEVTAEAGYSLMRLAREAGESGLSGLEFACGIPGTLGAAAAINAGAYGGEIGDLVKKVSVLTAEGQIEMIPKDQIAFGYRSSSLLEKECIVLECTLSLHPGDQAVIQAQMQGLMAKRKEHQPLEYPNAGSVFRNPAGDSAGRLIEQAGWKGRRLGDAQVSEKHTNFIVNRGNASSTDILTLIHVIQTDVSEKFDIQLETEIRVI, from the coding sequence ATGTACTTACCGAACATAAAGGGTAGGATTGAAAAAGATTATCCTTTAAAAAAGCTGAATACCTGGAGAATCGGCGGTATGACCGAACTTGCTGTCTGGCCCCGGGACATTGAGGAACTGGTCTCTGTGATTGATGGGTGCAGGAAGAATAACATACCGTTTCTGCTTCTGGGCCGGGGTTCAAATGTATTGCTGCCGGATCACGGATTCAAGGGTGTGGTGATTGTTGTTACAGCCATGGACAGCATTCGCTGGCATGGTGAAGAAGTCACGGCCGAAGCAGGTTATTCTCTGATGCGTCTGGCCCGGGAGGCAGGAGAGAGCGGCCTTAGCGGGCTTGAGTTTGCCTGCGGGATACCAGGGACACTCGGCGCAGCAGCAGCCATTAATGCAGGTGCTTATGGTGGGGAAATTGGTGATTTGGTTAAGAAAGTTAGTGTATTGACGGCCGAGGGACAAATTGAAATGATACCGAAGGACCAGATTGCTTTTGGGTATCGCAGCAGTTCCCTTTTAGAAAAGGAATGCATTGTCCTGGAATGTACGCTGTCCCTCCATCCAGGGGATCAGGCCGTGATCCAGGCTCAGATGCAGGGTCTTATGGCCAAAAGGAAAGAACATCAGCCGCTGGAGTATCCCAATGCAGGAAGTGTATTCCGCAATCCTGCCGGAGACTCCGCGGGAAGGCTGATCGAGCAGGCAGGGTGGAAAGGACGCCGCCTTGGGGATGCTCAGGTATCTGAGAAACATACCAATTTCATTGTGAACAGAGGGAACGCCTCATCCACTGACATTTTAACGCTTATTCATGTAATTCAAACAGATGTGTCCGAAAAATTTGATATTCAGCTCGAAACAGAAATACGCGTCATTTAA
- the murG gene encoding undecaprenyldiphospho-muramoylpentapeptide beta-N-acetylglucosaminyltransferase, translating into MRVIVSGGGTGGHIYPAMAIAKALQEQLNDIRVLYVGTRSGMEAKLIPENGLEFRGISGQGMPRQLSTEILKAAGTNVRALWETKRILKEFDPDLVVGTGGYVSGPVVLTAAFFGIPTVLHEQNAFPGKTNKILARMVKRILLTFPESEKYFGVKDKLQVVGLPVREEIGKIDRKAGAKAFGLDPGKRTILVTGGSRGALSINQALTGLLPKLAEYPDVQLIWATGTATHDTILHELETRNINWQREQWRILAYVEHMPEALACSDLCICRAGASTLAEISAAGKAGILIPYPYAAENHQEYNARAFENKGAACVILDKELNAEILWDNIQKVLLNSFKLEEMAARAREVFAPGALNRIINLCLQTAWR; encoded by the coding sequence TTGCGGGTTATTGTAAGCGGAGGCGGTACAGGCGGGCATATCTATCCTGCAATGGCAATCGCCAAAGCGCTGCAGGAGCAGCTGAATGATATTCGCGTCCTATACGTTGGAACAAGAAGCGGCATGGAAGCGAAGCTGATTCCGGAAAACGGTCTCGAATTCCGCGGGATATCTGGTCAAGGGATGCCGCGGCAGTTAAGCACCGAAATACTGAAAGCAGCCGGCACGAACGTTCGGGCCTTATGGGAAACGAAAAGGATCTTGAAGGAGTTTGATCCCGATCTGGTAGTAGGGACCGGTGGCTATGTATCCGGTCCGGTCGTCCTGACAGCAGCCTTTTTTGGTATCCCGACCGTTTTACACGAACAGAACGCTTTTCCGGGCAAGACCAATAAAATATTGGCCAGAATGGTTAAACGTATTTTACTGACTTTTCCGGAAAGTGAAAAATATTTTGGGGTTAAAGACAAGCTTCAGGTTGTCGGCCTGCCGGTCAGGGAAGAAATCGGCAAGATTGACCGCAAAGCCGGAGCCAAGGCCTTTGGTCTTGATCCCGGCAAGAGAACAATTTTGGTCACCGGCGGCAGCAGAGGTGCACTGAGCATCAACCAGGCGCTGACCGGACTCCTGCCAAAGCTGGCCGAATACCCGGATGTCCAGCTGATCTGGGCAACCGGGACAGCGACGCATGATACGATTTTACATGAGCTTGAAACGCGTAACATTAACTGGCAAAGAGAACAATGGAGAATCTTAGCCTACGTTGAGCATATGCCTGAAGCTCTGGCCTGCTCCGATTTGTGCATCTGCCGGGCTGGGGCATCCACGCTGGCAGAAATCTCGGCTGCAGGGAAGGCCGGTATCCTGATCCCGTACCCGTATGCCGCTGAAAATCACCAGGAATATAATGCCAGGGCTTTTGAAAATAAGGGAGCAGCCTGTGTTATTTTAGATAAGGAACTGAATGCGGAGATTTTGTGGGACAATATTCAAAAAGTGCTGTTGAATTCGTTTAAACTGGAAGAAATGGCCGCGCGGGCCAGGGAGGTATTTGCGCCTGGAGCTTTGAACCGCATTATCAATCTCTGCCTGCAGACTGCCTGGAGATAA
- the murD gene encoding UDP-N-acetylmuramoyl-L-alanine--D-glutamate ligase, protein MELAEKRVLVVGGGRSGLAAAHKLQSKAAEVFLTDMQPLAKLTGIDELKLDAAHLILEREPDLKEIRPDLLVLSPGVSPLLPFIRQASATGIPLWSEVELALRDSRAVIAGITGSNGKTTTTTLVGELAKETGREMVVAGNIGLALCGQVEHLDQNGIVVAELSSFQLELIDKTRVNIAIFLNLTPDHLDRHGSLEKYAAAKARILENQTEQDLAILNWDDPIVKELAAKAKARVVFFSLKENLSDGICLNGEDIVLKKDHSVAATIIGRRELLLRGGHNLENVMAAVAAALEFGLDISKIADVLRHFQPVKHRQEIVGRFDDILYINDSKGTNPDSSIKALQSYEEPIVLIAGGKNKGLDMTEFLQEARIRVKSLILVGMAAPELEEIAVRLGFPNIIRTLDFKDAVNIAITEAVPGDVVLLSPACTSWDMFKSYEERGELFKDLVRKHYSEPE, encoded by the coding sequence GTGGAATTAGCCGAAAAAAGAGTGCTGGTCGTAGGCGGTGGCAGAAGCGGCCTAGCTGCGGCTCATAAGCTTCAGAGCAAAGCAGCTGAGGTCTTTCTCACCGATATGCAGCCTTTGGCCAAGCTTACAGGTATAGATGAATTGAAACTGGACGCTGCTCATCTTATTTTGGAAAGGGAACCGGATCTAAAGGAGATCAGGCCCGATTTACTGGTTTTATCACCGGGGGTTTCCCCGCTCCTGCCGTTTATCCGGCAGGCCTCAGCGACGGGTATTCCACTCTGGAGCGAGGTAGAGCTTGCTTTGAGGGATTCAAGGGCAGTGATTGCCGGCATAACCGGAAGCAACGGCAAAACGACGACCACGACGCTTGTCGGAGAGCTGGCTAAGGAAACCGGACGTGAGATGGTCGTCGCCGGGAATATTGGGCTTGCTTTATGCGGCCAGGTTGAACATCTTGATCAGAATGGGATTGTTGTTGCAGAGCTTTCGAGCTTTCAGCTGGAACTGATTGATAAGACCAGGGTGAACATTGCGATCTTTTTAAACCTGACACCTGATCATTTAGACCGGCACGGTTCACTGGAGAAATATGCTGCAGCCAAAGCCAGGATCCTTGAAAACCAGACGGAACAAGATTTGGCCATCCTAAACTGGGATGATCCGATTGTTAAAGAATTAGCCGCTAAAGCCAAGGCTCGGGTGGTATTCTTCAGCTTGAAGGAAAATTTGTCAGACGGAATCTGCTTAAACGGAGAGGATATTGTCCTAAAAAAAGATCATAGCGTTGCCGCGACGATCATCGGACGCAGGGAACTGCTGCTGAGGGGTGGCCATAATCTTGAGAACGTGATGGCTGCAGTGGCAGCTGCGCTTGAGTTCGGACTCGATATCTCCAAAATTGCTGACGTACTGCGTCATTTCCAGCCGGTGAAACACCGCCAGGAAATCGTCGGCAGATTTGATGATATTCTGTATATTAATGACTCCAAGGGAACCAATCCTGACTCATCGATCAAAGCCCTTCAGTCCTATGAGGAACCGATCGTGCTGATTGCCGGAGGTAAAAACAAAGGCCTTGATATGACGGAATTCTTGCAGGAAGCACGTATAAGGGTAAAAAGTCTGATTTTAGTGGGGATGGCGGCTCCGGAGCTTGAGGAGATTGCTGTCCGTTTAGGGTTCCCGAACATTATCCGGACGCTTGATTTTAAGGATGCTGTCAATATTGCTATTACCGAGGCAGTGCCGGGTGACGTCGTCTTACTGTCGCCAGCCTGTACAAGTTGGGATATGTTTAAAAGTTATGAAGAAAGAGGGGAATTGTTTAAGGATTTGGTGCGTAAGCATTATAGCGAACCCGAATGA